The proteins below come from a single Halomicroarcula saliterrae genomic window:
- a CDS encoding NUDIX hydrolase has product MSEDLAWETIVADIAYSCPGFDIVHEDVTLPDGTETDFDFLREGDSVVVLPFTPDGDVVVIEEWRQAVKRVNRALPAGSMEADDAEPAAAVDRELREETGYEAESVQHLYTAEPANGYADSVFHYFLAEGCEPTAQQELDFNESIRVERTAFSDLLESVRSGDLRDGRSAVGVMYYALFER; this is encoded by the coding sequence ATGTCCGAGGACCTCGCCTGGGAGACCATCGTCGCCGACATCGCCTACAGCTGTCCGGGGTTCGATATCGTCCACGAGGACGTAACGCTTCCCGACGGGACCGAGACCGACTTCGACTTCCTGCGTGAGGGCGACAGCGTCGTCGTCCTGCCCTTTACCCCCGACGGGGACGTCGTCGTCATCGAGGAGTGGCGACAGGCGGTCAAGCGAGTGAACCGCGCCCTGCCCGCCGGAAGCATGGAGGCAGACGACGCGGAACCCGCCGCTGCCGTCGACCGCGAACTCCGCGAGGAGACGGGCTACGAGGCCGAGTCGGTCCAGCACCTCTACACCGCCGAGCCCGCCAACGGCTACGCCGACTCGGTCTTTCACTACTTCCTCGCGGAGGGGTGTGAACCGACCGCCCAGCAGGAGCTCGATTTCAACGAGTCGATCCGGGTGGAGCGGACGGCGTTTTCGGACCTGCTGGAATCGGTCCGGTCGGGCGACCTGCGTGACGGCCGCTCCGCCGTGGGCGTGATGTACTACGCGCTGTTCGAGCGGTGA
- the trmY gene encoding tRNA (pseudouridine(54)-N(1))-methyltransferase TrmY: MRQFVVIGHDAPTTPDFSLDDLAGAAGRLDVLCRCVTSAFFLSHAIREAVRVQLVLADEYTVTFDGSELRRLNPDERSTAALVRNALEEREEAIGHVPVETSPGVSLTRRGFEATLDDVAGDGSVVQLHEDGEPVVDVEPPTDPVFVLSDHRDFEAGETDRIAAHADERLSLGPEPLHADHAITVAHNYLDTEGFERY; this comes from the coding sequence ATGCGCCAGTTCGTCGTCATCGGTCACGACGCGCCGACGACACCCGACTTCTCGCTCGACGACCTCGCCGGGGCCGCCGGACGCCTCGACGTGCTGTGTCGGTGTGTCACGAGCGCGTTCTTCCTGAGTCACGCCATCCGCGAGGCCGTGCGGGTACAGCTCGTCCTCGCCGACGAGTACACCGTCACTTTCGACGGCAGCGAGCTCCGCCGGCTCAACCCCGACGAGCGCTCGACGGCCGCGTTAGTCCGGAACGCCCTCGAAGAGCGCGAGGAGGCAATCGGCCACGTCCCGGTCGAAACGTCGCCCGGCGTCTCGCTGACCCGCCGGGGGTTCGAGGCGACGCTCGACGACGTCGCCGGCGACGGCTCCGTCGTCCAGCTCCACGAGGACGGCGAGCCGGTCGTCGACGTCGAGCCGCCGACCGACCCGGTGTTCGTCCTCTCGGACCACCGCGATTTCGAGGCCGGGGAGACAGACCGGATAGCGGCACACGCCGACGAGCGGCTCTCGCTGGGCCCGGAACCGCTCCACGCCGACCACGCCATCACCGTCGCGCACAACTATCTCGACACCGAGGGCTTCGAGCGGTACTGA
- the speB gene encoding agmatinase → MFPGAVADREAAAYAVVGAPLDASTSFRPGARFGPRRIREFGEQFDDYDHHTARHFTDLGVYDHGDIGPSADTAEYLTFLASAIAEFQRDGVVPLTLGGEHTVTVAAVRALDPDVFVCADAHLDLREEYAGDELSHATVTRHALSVADRAVVLGARTGSEAEWERASRGDVTVVPPEAVADWSPDLDGDSAYLSVDIDAVDPGFAPGTGTPEPFGVAPGELHDVVRSVAPHAVGFDVVEVNDRDDGQAATLAAKLLRAFVFAHADG, encoded by the coding sequence ATGTTCCCTGGCGCGGTCGCCGACCGCGAGGCGGCGGCGTACGCCGTCGTCGGGGCGCCACTCGACGCCTCGACGTCGTTCCGTCCCGGCGCCCGCTTTGGCCCGCGCCGCATCCGCGAGTTCGGCGAACAGTTCGACGACTACGACCACCACACCGCCCGGCACTTTACCGACCTGGGCGTGTACGACCACGGCGACATCGGCCCCTCGGCCGACACCGCCGAATACCTTACCTTCCTCGCGAGTGCCATCGCCGAGTTCCAGCGCGACGGTGTCGTCCCGCTCACCCTGGGCGGGGAACACACCGTCACCGTCGCCGCAGTCCGGGCGCTCGACCCGGACGTGTTCGTCTGTGCCGACGCCCATCTGGACCTCCGGGAGGAGTACGCCGGGGACGAGCTCTCCCACGCGACGGTGACCCGCCACGCCCTCTCGGTGGCCGACCGCGCCGTCGTGCTGGGCGCCCGAACCGGCAGCGAGGCCGAGTGGGAGCGCGCCAGTCGGGGCGACGTGACCGTCGTCCCCCCGGAAGCGGTGGCCGACTGGTCGCCAGACCTCGACGGCGACTCCGCCTACCTCTCGGTCGATATCGACGCCGTCGACCCCGGCTTCGCCCCGGGGACCGGCACGCCCGAGCCGTTCGGTGTGGCCCCGGGGGAACTCCACGACGTCGTGCGGTCGGTCGCGCCCCACGCCGTCGGGTTCGACGTGGTCGAGGTGAACGACCGCGACGACGGGCAGGCGGCGACGCTCGCGGCGAAACTGCTGCGCGCGTTCGTCTTCGCACACGCCGACGGATAG
- a CDS encoding translation initiation factor IF-5A yields the protein MARQQTEVRELDEGSYVMIEDTPCKIDSYSTAKPGKHGSAKARIDARGVFDSKKRSLSQPVDAKIWVPIVDRKQGQVVSTDGGDAQVMDLETYETFTMLMPDDVDLEPDDEIEYLEYEEQRKITRS from the coding sequence ATGGCAAGACAGCAGACAGAGGTCCGAGAACTCGACGAGGGAAGCTACGTCATGATCGAAGACACACCGTGTAAGATTGACTCCTACAGCACGGCCAAGCCGGGCAAGCACGGCAGCGCGAAGGCGCGTATCGACGCCCGCGGCGTCTTCGACAGCAAGAAGCGCTCGCTCTCCCAGCCCGTCGACGCGAAGATCTGGGTGCCCATCGTCGACCGGAAGCAGGGCCAGGTCGTCTCGACCGACGGCGGCGACGCGCAGGTCATGGACCTCGAGACCTACGAGACGTTCACCATGCTGATGCCCGACGACGTCGACCTGGAGCCCGACGACGAAATCGAGTATCTCGAGTACGAGGAACAGCGCAAGATCACCCGCTCGTAA
- a CDS encoding phytanoyl-CoA dioxygenase family protein, with amino-acid sequence MSLSDEQFEQYQRDGYVVVEDCLDGATVEAVTERIESYVRGDREESGFQRMLEPDAEDAALSDADPVRKFEGVGMVREDDVFADLVHDETVVDVVQQLQGPNLSLLRSAAMLKPPRVGSEKKYHQDAAYYPIHPMDHVTVWMALDQSTTENGCMQVVPGAHTDGLLGHEAVEYDTDITIAEADYGPEDAVALPMEPGDVLFQHCLLPHYTAPNGTDDWRRAYIAAYMRNRSRFTDPDPPEWVDSEHISGESFPGCV; translated from the coding sequence ATGAGCCTGTCCGACGAGCAGTTCGAGCAGTACCAGCGCGACGGCTACGTCGTCGTCGAGGACTGCCTCGACGGCGCGACCGTCGAAGCGGTGACCGAACGCATCGAATCATACGTCCGGGGCGACCGCGAGGAGAGCGGGTTCCAGCGGATGCTCGAACCCGACGCCGAGGACGCGGCGCTCTCCGACGCCGACCCCGTCCGGAAGTTCGAGGGCGTCGGGATGGTCCGCGAGGACGACGTCTTCGCCGACCTGGTCCACGACGAGACCGTCGTAGACGTGGTCCAGCAGCTACAGGGGCCGAACCTCTCCCTGCTTCGCAGCGCCGCGATGCTGAAGCCGCCCCGCGTGGGCAGCGAGAAGAAGTACCACCAGGACGCGGCCTACTACCCCATCCACCCGATGGACCACGTCACGGTGTGGATGGCGCTGGACCAGTCCACCACCGAGAACGGCTGCATGCAGGTCGTCCCGGGCGCACACACGGACGGCCTGCTGGGCCACGAGGCCGTCGAATACGACACCGACATCACCATCGCCGAGGCCGACTACGGCCCCGAGGACGCCGTCGCGCTGCCGATGGAGCCCGGCGACGTGCTCTTCCAGCACTGCCTGCTCCCACACTACACCGCCCCGAACGGGACCGACGACTGGCGGCGGGCCTACATCGCCGCCTACATGCGCAACCGCTCGCGTTTCACCGACCCGGACCCGCCCGAATGGGTCGACAGCGAGCACATCAGCGGCGAGTCGTTCCCGGGGTGCGTGTAG
- a CDS encoding NRAMP family divalent metal transporter has translation MAASTDAGLVGKLSNMGPTWLAGAIATGPATIGALVTAGAGYGYTLLWVVVLSALMGATAQYLAMRLGLLTETGIVSAVEDNLGSAWAWLLVADTVVAAGLAQLVIMKTLAGVSAEVTGIGPVAWAVAWGVVLAVGLAGGGYRFAELGAKVLVSLVVLLFVASLFVVPIDAGAAAAGLVPSVPAGVEGALLAAGILGGAVHIALVTMQSYTMRARGWTEDDAALARFDVGASMLVAFGIASLAIFLVAASVLSDPSLGVVAAANALGPLVGSNAKWLFLLGLWGAAVTTLGGNTVVPPYLVADKMGWEQDTSDPRYRAAVAAFALVSVLGVFIPGAVFGLLVQALAIGFVGTPFVLALVLYLLNDPTAVPATNSVVENVGGVLLIGISTVVAGQWLQRVASGGVTDPVSLAILAFAAVLGAAMLGLGGLSVRNWLADDAEPAVAAD, from the coding sequence ATGGCCGCGAGTACCGACGCCGGGCTCGTCGGCAAGCTCTCCAACATGGGTCCGACGTGGCTCGCGGGGGCCATCGCTACCGGGCCGGCCACCATCGGCGCGCTCGTCACCGCCGGCGCGGGCTACGGCTACACGCTGCTGTGGGTCGTCGTCCTCTCCGCGCTGATGGGTGCGACGGCGCAGTATCTCGCGATGCGGCTGGGACTGCTGACCGAGACCGGCATCGTCTCGGCCGTCGAGGACAACCTCGGCTCGGCGTGGGCGTGGCTGCTCGTGGCCGACACCGTCGTCGCGGCCGGACTGGCCCAGCTGGTCATCATGAAGACGCTCGCGGGGGTCTCCGCCGAGGTCACGGGTATCGGCCCCGTCGCCTGGGCAGTCGCCTGGGGAGTCGTCCTCGCCGTCGGGCTGGCCGGCGGCGGCTACCGGTTCGCCGAGCTGGGCGCGAAAGTGCTCGTCTCTCTGGTCGTCCTGCTGTTCGTCGCCTCGCTGTTCGTCGTCCCCATCGACGCCGGCGCGGCCGCAGCCGGGCTCGTCCCGTCCGTCCCGGCCGGCGTCGAGGGCGCACTGCTCGCCGCCGGCATCCTCGGCGGGGCGGTCCACATCGCGCTGGTGACGATGCAGTCCTACACGATGCGGGCCCGCGGCTGGACCGAGGACGACGCCGCGCTCGCGCGCTTCGACGTGGGCGCGTCGATGCTCGTGGCCTTCGGTATCGCCAGCCTCGCCATCTTCCTCGTCGCCGCCTCGGTGCTCTCCGACCCGAGCCTCGGCGTCGTGGCCGCCGCGAACGCGCTCGGCCCGCTCGTCGGGAGCAACGCCAAGTGGCTGTTCCTGCTCGGTCTCTGGGGCGCCGCGGTGACGACGCTGGGCGGCAACACCGTCGTCCCGCCGTATCTCGTCGCCGACAAGATGGGGTGGGAACAGGACACCTCGGACCCGCGCTACCGGGCGGCCGTCGCCGCGTTCGCGCTCGTCAGCGTGCTGGGCGTGTTCATCCCCGGGGCCGTCTTCGGCCTGCTCGTGCAGGCGCTGGCTATCGGCTTCGTCGGCACGCCGTTCGTGCTGGCGCTCGTGCTCTACCTCCTGAACGACCCGACCGCCGTTCCGGCGACGAACTCGGTCGTCGAGAACGTCGGCGGCGTCCTGCTCATCGGTATCAGCACTGTGGTCGCCGGGCAGTGGCTCCAGCGCGTCGCGTCGGGCGGCGTCACCGACCCCGTCTCGCTCGCCATCCTCGCGTTCGCGGCCGTGCTGGGCGCGGCGATGCTGGGGCTCGGCGGGCTCTCGGTCCGGAACTGGCTGGCCGACGACGCCGAACCGGCGGTGGCCGCGGACTGA
- a CDS encoding DUF4242 domain-containing protein → MPLYMDVHRDVDATVDEVVEAHKKDIETQKEYDVEYVNYWVDDEEGAVFCLFEGPSKEAGEKVHEHAHGLTADEIYEVEQGE, encoded by the coding sequence ATGCCACTGTATATGGACGTTCACAGGGATGTCGACGCGACCGTAGACGAGGTCGTCGAGGCACACAAGAAAGACATCGAGACCCAGAAAGAGTACGACGTGGAGTACGTGAACTACTGGGTCGACGACGAGGAGGGCGCGGTCTTTTGCCTCTTCGAGGGACCGAGCAAGGAGGCCGGTGAGAAAGTCCACGAACACGCACACGGCCTCACGGCCGACGAAATCTACGAGGTCGAACAGGGAGAGTAA
- a CDS encoding ABC1 kinase family protein produces MNLRAYWRFLVVARQFLPLLLAYARDRKRFFLFGSPRQVTSEQRRERAQSLLDSLLTLGPTFIKLGQLLSTRPDVLPPEYIDEFAALQDRVPPADWARAKVVLEEELGPVDERFAEFETDAISGASLGQVYRAEVDGEAVAVKIRRPDIEELVEADLRVIRWSLPILMYFLGDARSFSLETLADEFAKTIREEMDYEREADMLREIRANFADNDRVRIPAVVDSHSTRRVLTMEYVPGTKINDIDDLDERGFDRTELAETLQEAYLQMIIDDGVFHADPHPGNLAVQADGKLVFYDFGMSGRVDPFVQEKIVDFYAAVADQNIQAILDALIEMGTLSPEADRQVMGDVMELAIADARGEDIEQYRVQQIVQQVEDTIYEFPLRLPANLALVLRVATVVEGVCVTLDPDFDFITVATGFLREEGYITAGVKNYVEDRANEVQDAAQSAVRIPPKLESVLDRVEREELTVQADIRDSDRLLARMTKRLILGMMLASTLFSTAFLYAEATALVAGLAGLVVFGLGVSLWWSFRQKKGVRAKPQFTRQSMREREAGNVGAMGLPDEGEDG; encoded by the coding sequence GTGAATCTCCGCGCGTACTGGCGGTTCCTCGTCGTCGCCCGGCAGTTCCTCCCCCTGTTGCTCGCGTACGCCCGCGACCGGAAGCGGTTCTTCCTGTTCGGGTCGCCCCGGCAGGTGACGAGCGAACAGCGCCGCGAGCGGGCGCAGTCGCTGCTCGACTCGCTGTTGACCCTCGGGCCGACGTTCATCAAGCTGGGCCAGCTGCTCTCGACGCGGCCCGACGTGCTCCCGCCGGAGTACATCGACGAGTTCGCGGCGCTGCAAGACCGGGTCCCGCCGGCCGACTGGGCGCGGGCGAAGGTCGTTCTGGAGGAAGAACTCGGCCCCGTCGACGAGCGGTTCGCCGAGTTCGAGACCGACGCCATCAGCGGCGCGTCGCTCGGCCAGGTGTACCGCGCCGAGGTCGACGGCGAGGCCGTCGCCGTGAAAATCCGGCGGCCCGACATCGAGGAGCTCGTGGAGGCCGACCTGCGGGTCATCCGCTGGTCGCTGCCCATCCTGATGTACTTCCTCGGCGACGCCCGCTCCTTCTCCCTGGAGACGCTGGCCGACGAGTTCGCCAAGACCATCCGCGAGGAGATGGACTACGAGCGCGAAGCCGATATGCTCCGGGAGATCCGGGCGAACTTCGCGGACAACGACCGCGTCCGCATCCCGGCGGTCGTGGACAGCCACTCCACGCGGCGAGTGCTCACGATGGAGTACGTCCCCGGCACGAAGATAAACGACATCGACGACCTGGACGAGCGCGGGTTCGACCGGACCGAACTCGCGGAGACGCTGCAGGAGGCGTACCTCCAGATGATTATCGACGACGGCGTCTTCCACGCCGACCCCCATCCCGGGAATCTGGCGGTCCAGGCGGACGGCAAACTCGTCTTCTACGACTTCGGGATGTCGGGGCGGGTCGACCCGTTCGTCCAGGAGAAAATCGTCGACTTCTACGCCGCCGTCGCGGACCAGAACATCCAGGCCATTCTGGATGCGCTCATCGAGATGGGCACCCTGAGTCCCGAGGCCGACCGGCAGGTGATGGGCGACGTGATGGAGCTGGCCATCGCCGACGCCCGCGGCGAGGACATCGAGCAGTACCGCGTCCAGCAGATCGTCCAGCAGGTCGAGGACACCATCTACGAGTTCCCGCTCCGGCTGCCGGCGAATCTGGCGCTCGTCCTCCGGGTGGCCACGGTCGTCGAAGGCGTCTGTGTCACGCTCGACCCGGACTTCGACTTCATCACGGTCGCGACCGGCTTCCTGCGCGAGGAGGGGTACATCACCGCCGGCGTGAAAAACTACGTCGAGGACCGCGCGAACGAGGTGCAAGACGCCGCCCAGTCGGCGGTCCGGATTCCCCCGAAGCTCGAATCCGTCCTCGACCGCGTCGAGCGCGAGGAGCTCACGGTGCAGGCCGACATCCGGGACTCCGACCGCCTGCTGGCGAGGATGACCAAACGGCTGATTCTGGGGATGATGCTCGCCAGCACGCTGTTTTCCACTGCCTTCCTCTACGCGGAGGCGACGGCGCTCGTCGCGGGGCTCGCCGGGCTGGTAGTGTTCGGGCTCGGCGTGTCGCTGTGGTGGTCGTTCCGGCAGAAGAAAGGCGTCCGAGCGAAGCCGCAGTTCACCCGCCAGAGCATGCGCGAACGCGAGGCCGGCAACGTCGGTGCGATGGGACTCCCCGACGAGGGCGAGGACGGCTGA
- a CDS encoding Hsp20/alpha crystallin family protein, translated as MSALREALGSLPDAVFADVLESDEGYLLVLDLPGVTADNLEVTVEAGRLVVEGQRSKDVPREFRFVREDRSVFLDVELPLPPDATGQGAEGTVSRGVLELAIPKATAAPSTTIPIEEA; from the coding sequence ATGTCAGCGCTGCGTGAAGCGTTAGGGTCGCTTCCAGACGCCGTGTTCGCGGACGTACTCGAATCCGATGAGGGGTACCTGCTCGTGTTGGACCTGCCGGGCGTGACCGCCGATAACCTCGAAGTCACGGTCGAGGCCGGCCGGCTCGTCGTCGAAGGCCAGCGCAGCAAGGACGTTCCCCGGGAGTTCCGCTTCGTCCGCGAGGACCGCTCGGTCTTCCTCGACGTCGAGCTGCCGCTACCGCCGGACGCCACCGGACAGGGGGCCGAGGGGACCGTCTCCCGCGGGGTGCTGGAACTCGCGATTCCGAAGGCGACAGCCGCGCCGAGCACGACGATTCCCATCGAAGAGGCCTGA
- a CDS encoding GIDE domain-containing protein translates to MVVAQLLTLAALAVGGYFCYTGGRRLTTVYHILRSDPLPVRELHGHRGPVEIEGRAVEGDDGTVAAPFTGSRCLAYTYEAEELRSSGKTESWETLDTGMGGVDFVVDDGTGRVKVDPAGADIHLESHSVTVPPHTELPERIARYVAATDGVDPQDGVVDLKVTQFKVGNKQRFTERRLDVGETVYVYGQARRGPSVEWGSDLVDALVGDGDGTPVFVISDTDERGTAWRIARGGLWRAGLGLFVAAVGTVVGASLLL, encoded by the coding sequence ATGGTCGTCGCCCAGCTCCTCACCCTCGCCGCCCTCGCCGTCGGCGGCTACTTCTGCTACACCGGCGGTCGCCGCCTGACGACAGTGTATCACATCCTCCGGTCGGACCCGCTCCCCGTTCGGGAGCTCCACGGCCACCGCGGCCCCGTCGAGATAGAGGGCCGGGCCGTCGAGGGCGACGACGGCACCGTCGCGGCTCCCTTCACAGGCTCGCGCTGTCTGGCCTACACCTACGAGGCCGAGGAACTGCGCTCCTCGGGCAAGACAGAGTCCTGGGAGACGCTCGACACCGGGATGGGCGGGGTCGACTTCGTCGTCGACGACGGCACCGGGCGTGTGAAAGTCGACCCGGCCGGTGCAGATATCCACCTCGAATCCCACTCCGTGACGGTCCCGCCCCACACCGAACTGCCCGAGCGAATCGCCAGATACGTCGCCGCCACCGACGGGGTCGATCCGCAGGACGGCGTCGTCGACCTCAAGGTGACCCAGTTCAAGGTCGGCAACAAACAGCGGTTCACCGAGCGCCGCCTCGACGTGGGCGAGACGGTGTACGTCTACGGGCAGGCCCGACGCGGGCCGTCCGTCGAGTGGGGGAGCGACCTCGTCGACGCGCTCGTGGGCGACGGCGACGGGACGCCCGTGTTCGTCATCTCCGATACGGACGAGCGCGGGACGGCGTGGCGTATCGCCCGGGGCGGGCTGTGGCGGGCCGGGCTGGGGCTGTTCGTAGCCGCCGTCGGCACAGTCGTCGGCGCCTCGCTCCTGCTGTAG
- a CDS encoding molybdopterin-binding protein, which translates to MAGASPTDVEECTLETARRQLGSYAVPVDRTDRIPLSVAVGRVLATDATANDPIPDAGIAVEDTVFERGHQLRPADVGLLKAAGVNELLVRQRPQVGIVPTGDGVVEYDAGPDERVETAGFTLAQYADRWGGKVTYRNAVADDAPALRMAVQRDLTRDIVVLTGTEPGDTLRSVVRELGEVVADRVAITPGRETGLAVVRDRPVLLLPESPVAARVGAVQLLRPLLKGFGDGPLPDHPTQSATLTAGLDTDDSVRSFVPVALDDGAATPLSGTDLATATRADGWVTVPESATDPAAGGTVAVADWDYLP; encoded by the coding sequence ATGGCCGGGGCTTCGCCGACGGACGTGGAGGAATGCACGCTGGAGACCGCCAGACGCCAGCTCGGGAGTTACGCGGTACCGGTCGACCGGACCGACCGCATCCCGCTCTCGGTCGCCGTCGGGCGCGTGCTGGCAACCGACGCGACGGCCAACGACCCCATACCGGACGCCGGTATCGCGGTCGAGGATACCGTCTTCGAGCGGGGCCACCAGCTCAGACCCGCCGACGTGGGCCTGCTGAAAGCCGCCGGCGTGAACGAGCTCCTCGTCCGCCAGCGGCCCCAGGTCGGCATCGTCCCGACGGGGGACGGGGTCGTCGAGTACGACGCCGGGCCGGACGAGCGCGTCGAGACCGCCGGGTTCACGCTCGCCCAGTACGCCGACCGCTGGGGCGGCAAAGTCACGTACCGGAACGCCGTCGCCGACGACGCCCCCGCCTTGCGGATGGCCGTCCAGCGGGACCTGACCCGCGACATCGTGGTGCTCACTGGGACCGAACCCGGCGATACGCTCCGGTCGGTCGTCCGCGAACTCGGCGAGGTCGTCGCGGACCGGGTCGCTATCACGCCCGGCCGCGAGACTGGGCTGGCCGTCGTGCGGGACCGGCCGGTGCTTCTCCTGCCCGAATCGCCCGTCGCCGCCCGCGTCGGCGCGGTACAGCTGCTTCGCCCGCTGCTGAAAGGCTTCGGCGACGGGCCGCTGCCGGACCACCCGACCCAGTCGGCGACCCTCACCGCGGGGCTCGACACGGACGACTCTGTCCGGTCGTTCGTGCCGGTCGCGCTGGACGACGGGGCGGCGACACCGCTGTCCGGGACGGACCTCGCGACGGCGACGCGAGCGGACGGCTGGGTGACGGTGCCCGAATCGGCGACCGACCCCGCGGCCGGTGGGACCGTCGCCGTCGCCGACTGGGACTACCTTCCGTAG
- a CDS encoding DUF7537 family lipoprotein encodes MRKIMTVVVVLTVLLAGCSFGGSSGTPTAGTNTTAATSNTLDASAVPGVTGTNVTNVSALASAYGESIINGPVDFRTTMDLSPNATILRIETVDYRFRNDTEQQLFELNNTNSEVTYFIDGEKAAARNESSGEVRYSNATNRVGGEAYFSTLYAGISLNYIPILEWEVTGTTTVDGETHYVLESNAVNETVLQRPSSSLSAENVDSADGRLVAGADGVIHSGSVTIDGNKDIAVTFSMSKDEGMDVTAPGWYDESQAS; translated from the coding sequence ATGAGAAAAATCATGACGGTCGTCGTCGTGTTGACCGTCCTGCTGGCCGGCTGTAGCTTCGGTGGCTCCAGTGGGACGCCGACTGCTGGGACGAACACGACAGCGGCGACCAGTAACACCCTCGACGCCTCCGCCGTTCCGGGTGTCACCGGCACCAACGTAACGAACGTTTCGGCGCTGGCTTCGGCGTACGGCGAGTCGATAATCAACGGACCGGTTGACTTCCGGACCACGATGGACCTGAGCCCGAACGCGACCATCCTTCGGATCGAAACCGTCGACTATCGGTTCCGGAACGACACGGAACAGCAACTGTTCGAGCTGAACAACACCAACTCGGAGGTCACGTACTTCATCGACGGCGAGAAGGCCGCGGCGCGAAACGAGAGTTCGGGCGAGGTTCGGTACAGCAACGCGACGAACAGAGTCGGTGGCGAGGCGTACTTCAGCACTCTCTATGCCGGTATCAGCCTCAATTACATCCCGATACTGGAGTGGGAGGTGACCGGGACCACGACGGTCGACGGTGAGACGCACTACGTCCTCGAATCGAACGCGGTCAACGAGACGGTCCTGCAGCGCCCGTCCAGTTCGCTGTCGGCGGAGAACGTCGATTCGGCCGACGGTCGACTGGTCGCCGGAGCCGACGGTGTCATCCACAGCGGGAGCGTTACTATCGACGGGAACAAGGATATCGCGGTCACCTTCTCTATGAGCAAGGACGAAGGCATGGACGTGACCGCACCCGGTTGGTACGACGAGTCGCAGGCGAGCTAA
- a CDS encoding HAD family hydrolase, protein MARDYDFWLFDLDGTLVDVDPSYPVAVMERVGDRLGQGFTEREAALLWYGQGRARRDFLAEREVDPARFWDVFHEEEDPLARADATYLYDDVETFLSERTEPVGLVTHCQEYLTGPILDRLDISDWFDTVVCCDDDIGWKPDPEPVHRAMGDLGVGHNGHVGALAGDNPGDIGAARNAGLDGIHVERGSPISEDRCVWGDHRVTSLQEL, encoded by the coding sequence ATGGCTCGTGACTACGACTTCTGGCTGTTCGACCTCGACGGGACGCTCGTCGACGTCGACCCGTCGTACCCGGTCGCGGTGATGGAGCGGGTCGGCGACCGGCTCGGCCAGGGGTTCACCGAGCGGGAGGCCGCGCTGCTGTGGTACGGGCAGGGCCGGGCGCGGCGGGACTTTCTCGCCGAACGCGAGGTCGACCCGGCGCGGTTCTGGGACGTCTTCCACGAGGAGGAAGACCCGCTCGCCCGCGCCGACGCGACCTATCTCTACGACGACGTCGAGACGTTCCTCTCCGAACGCACCGAGCCGGTCGGGCTGGTCACCCACTGCCAGGAGTATCTGACCGGGCCGATTCTCGACCGGCTCGATATCAGCGACTGGTTCGACACCGTCGTCTGCTGTGACGACGACATCGGCTGGAAGCCCGACCCCGAACCGGTCCATCGGGCGATGGGCGACCTGGGCGTCGGCCACAACGGCCACGTGGGCGCACTCGCCGGCGACAACCCCGGCGACATCGGTGCGGCCCGGAACGCGGGGCTAGACGGGATTCACGTCGAGCGGGGGTCGCCGATAAGCGAGGACCGCTGTGTCTGGGGCGACCATCGGGTCACGTCGCTGCAAGAACTGTAA
- the lwrS gene encoding LWR-salt protein, with protein MSGPTDGDSGDAPARYVFRVTVRLEPAAGYATEPAAFETVLSRAADPPGEEGWLFFRDTLWRGELGDAAHGRRLAADALGVPVESVSFSELQTTEAYLDDLKAAIADDLDAFNADTVSEVLKKYLGSSIRVE; from the coding sequence GTGTCCGGGCCCACTGACGGCGACTCGGGGGACGCGCCAGCCCGCTACGTGTTCCGCGTGACCGTCCGGCTAGAGCCGGCGGCCGGGTACGCCACAGAGCCCGCCGCGTTCGAGACCGTGCTGTCCCGGGCCGCCGACCCGCCCGGCGAGGAGGGGTGGCTCTTCTTCCGGGACACGCTCTGGCGCGGGGAACTCGGCGACGCGGCCCACGGGCGGCGACTGGCCGCGGACGCGCTCGGCGTCCCCGTCGAATCGGTGTCGTTCAGCGAGCTCCAGACCACCGAGGCGTACCTCGACGACCTGAAAGCGGCCATCGCTGACGACCTCGACGCGTTCAACGCCGACACCGTCAGCGAGGTGCTGAAAAAGTACCTCGGTAGTTCTATCCGGGTCGAGTAG